From a region of the Janthinobacterium sp. 61 genome:
- a CDS encoding SulP family inorganic anion transporter: MLLWLRQYRRPLLAGDITAGIVVAMMMVPQGMAYALVAGLPPVVGIYASILPPVLYALFGSSMTQSVGPMAIVSLMTAAALAPLADPGSSLYIVLAAQLAFISGLVLLLCGVLRLGFMASFLSRPVISGFSNGAAILIIWGQITPLLGASIPHWHAPSLVLGLSGLLFLWLAKRYASRLMQRCGLNKVVADVGARLAPMALVLAGIALVAYGGLEAMGVQTTGHVPSGLPGLNLATSSAHWRTLLSPALLIAFIIFLMSMSAAQTLAQKRGEKLHTNRELLGLGAANVASALSGGFPVTGSISRSAVNFQAGANTPLASIITAGLLALALVAPTGWLALLPLPVLAATIIFAVASLLDWDTLKLSWRYDRSDALALLATTAGVLVLGVEAGVVIGVLLSMGTLIWRASRPHIAVLGRIPNSEHFRNVERYEAQTLPDVLLLRIDAGLFFGNVEAVTERVEDELRGHPTARHLVLVLSAVNQIDSTALLGLIELNGALIKRGISLNLAEVKGPVMDRLRQSSLLQDLSGKLYLSTALATNDLSGSKT, encoded by the coding sequence ATGCTGCTCTGGCTCAGGCAATACCGGCGTCCTCTGTTGGCCGGGGACATCACTGCCGGTATCGTTGTCGCCATGATGATGGTGCCGCAAGGCATGGCCTACGCGCTGGTGGCCGGTTTGCCGCCCGTGGTGGGCATCTATGCCAGCATCCTGCCGCCCGTGCTGTACGCCTTGTTCGGCAGCAGCATGACGCAATCGGTAGGCCCCATGGCCATCGTCTCGCTGATGACGGCCGCCGCGCTGGCGCCGCTGGCCGACCCCGGTTCCTCCTTATATATCGTCCTGGCCGCCCAGCTGGCTTTCATCAGCGGCCTGGTCCTGCTGCTGTGCGGCGTGCTGCGCCTGGGCTTCATGGCCAGCTTTTTGTCGCGCCCCGTGATTAGCGGGTTCAGCAATGGCGCCGCCATCCTGATCATCTGGGGGCAAATCACGCCCTTGCTGGGTGCCAGCATTCCCCACTGGCATGCGCCCAGCCTCGTGCTGGGGCTGTCTGGCCTGTTGTTCCTGTGGCTGGCCAAGCGCTACGCGTCGCGCCTGATGCAGCGTTGCGGCTTGAACAAGGTGGTGGCCGACGTGGGCGCGCGCCTGGCGCCGATGGCGCTGGTGCTGGCAGGCATCGCGCTCGTCGCCTATGGCGGCTTGGAAGCGATGGGCGTGCAGACGACGGGCCACGTGCCCAGCGGCTTGCCGGGCCTGAACCTGGCCACCTCCAGCGCTCATTGGCGCACCTTGCTGTCGCCGGCGCTGCTGATCGCCTTCATCATCTTTTTGATGAGCATGTCCGCCGCCCAGACGCTGGCGCAAAAGCGCGGTGAAAAACTGCACACGAACCGAGAACTGCTGGGCCTGGGCGCCGCCAACGTGGCCAGCGCGCTGTCGGGCGGCTTCCCCGTCACCGGTTCCATCTCGCGCTCGGCCGTCAATTTCCAGGCGGGCGCGAATACGCCGCTGGCCAGCATCATCACTGCGGGCTTGCTGGCGCTGGCGCTGGTGGCGCCCACGGGCTGGCTGGCACTGTTGCCGCTGCCGGTCTTGGCGGCCACCATCATCTTTGCCGTGGCCAGCCTGCTGGACTGGGACACCTTGAAATTGTCATGGCGCTACGACCGCAGCGATGCGCTGGCCCTGCTGGCAACGACGGCCGGCGTGCTGGTGCTGGGCGTGGAGGCGGGCGTGGTGATCGGCGTGCTGCTGTCGATGGGCACCTTGATCTGGCGCGCGAGCCGTCCGCACATCGCCGTGCTGGGGCGTATTCCGAATAGCGAGCACTTCCGCAACGTGGAGCGCTACGAGGCCCAAACCCTGCCGGACGTGTTGCTGCTGCGTATCGATGCCGGCCTGTTCTTCGGCAATGTGGAAGCCGTCACGGAGCGCGTCGAGGACGAATTGCGTGGCCATCCGACGGCGCGCCACCTGGTGCTGGTCTTGTCGGCCGTCAACCAGATCGACAGCACGGCCTTGCTGGGCTTGATCGAGCTCAACGGCGCGCTGATCAAGCGCGGCATCAGCCTGAACCTGGCCGAGGTGAAAGGGCCCGTGATGGACCGCCTGCGCCAGAGCAGCCTGCTGCAAGACCTGAGCGGCAAGCTGTACCTGAGCACGGCGCTGGCGACAAACGATCTGAGCGGGAGCAAAACATGA
- a CDS encoding TetR/AcrR family transcriptional regulator translates to MKVSREQAALNRERIVDVAARLFREKGYDGIGVADLMKNAGLTHGGFYGHFASKEDLMIEACQHALNKSLEGWRGKVASDPQRALPAIIENYLTTRHRDQPGSGCPAAAMGVDAARMSPGARPAFTQATQQQFALLQDLLPDSAPEERRQQAIATFAAMVGAMVLARSVDDEALSAEILDAVKAQLLAD, encoded by the coding sequence ATGAAAGTGAGCAGGGAACAGGCGGCGTTGAACCGCGAGCGCATCGTGGACGTGGCGGCCAGATTGTTCCGCGAAAAGGGTTACGACGGCATCGGCGTGGCTGACCTGATGAAGAACGCTGGCCTCACGCATGGCGGCTTCTACGGTCATTTCGCGTCCAAGGAAGACTTGATGATCGAGGCGTGCCAGCATGCCTTGAATAAATCGCTGGAAGGCTGGCGGGGGAAGGTTGCCAGCGACCCGCAGCGGGCGCTGCCGGCCATTATCGAGAACTATCTGACCACCAGGCACCGCGACCAGCCGGGCAGCGGTTGCCCGGCGGCGGCCATGGGCGTCGATGCGGCACGCATGTCGCCTGGCGCGCGTCCTGCGTTTACGCAAGCCACGCAGCAGCAGTTCGCGCTGCTGCAGGATTTGCTGCCCGATAGTGCGCCGGAAGAGCGTCGCCAGCAGGCGATCGCCACGTTTGCCGCCATGGTGGGCGCCATGGTGCTGGCCCGATCCGTCGATGACGAGGCCCTGTCGGCGGAAATCCTCGATGCCGTGAAGGCGCAATTGCTGGCAGACTAA